Part of the Desulfomicrobium macestii genome is shown below.
ACTCGCAAACCTTCCCCATCGCCCTGGACCGCCACGAAATCGACGGCTTCGTGCGCGCGGGCCTGACCGAGACGCATTTTCTGGCCTACGACGACCACCAGGACCCACCCGTCCCGCATTTTTTCGCGGTTTACAGACGTTTGGTCTGAGTGTTGGTTCAAAGACGCCGGGGCAATGCGATGAACGATCGTTCCTCGGACTATGGCAACTGGTTAGGATCCCATATCCATTCCAAGTGGGAGAAATGACTGGGAATTGAGCGTAAAAAAAGGGTCCGCGATCTTGTTGATCGCGAACCCTTGTTTTTGCGTGGTACCGGAGGCGAGACTCGAACTCGCAAGGGGTTGCCCCCGGAGGATTTTGAGTCCTCTGCGTCTACCATTCCACCACTCCGGCGTGAGGAGTCGTTCTTATTGAAGCCGATGTTCAAAGTCAACCGGATTCTTGATAAAAATCCATGGCCGCCAGCTTTGACCATGCGGGGCTCTTGTGGCAGGTAAGGCCGGTTGAACCTCGCAAGCCCAAGGATGCCCCAATGCTAAGTGAAAAATTCCTGAACGAATTCGAAGAATACCTGACCTCCGGCCAACTGGAGGAGGATTACGGCTATTCCGCCGAGGATCGCAAGATCGAGATTCTTGAATATCTCGAACGCTTCATGGACCTGGCCGAGGAGGTCGACAAGGTTGCGACGCGCCTGCTCATGCCCCATCTCTCAGAAGTCATGCCCCCCAAGGGCGAATAGCCGGAAATATCGCTTTTTCCCGGCCACCGGATACTCCCGAACCAGCTCCAGGCTGTAGCCATCCACCGTATCGGTGGACGACTCGTTGCTCATCACCAGCACCCGGCCCTGCGGGGCGAGGCAGCTTCTGACCTCGGCGAGGAGTTTCTGCCATGGCATGAACGCGCGGCTGACAATGAGATCCGCCTCGCGCCGCGCCGGGGGCAGGGCCTCCATGCGGGCGCAGATGACCTTGGTCAGCGGCAGCTTCATGTGCGCCACGGCCTGTTCCATGAAGATGGCGCGTTTTTGCCGTGGCTCCACCAGATAATATTCACCCGACTGCCAGAAGACGCGCAGCGGGATGCCCGGCAGGCCTGCTCCCGCGCCCAGATCCAGGGTCTGGGCGGGCTGGGTCCGCAAGGTGTGCAGCAGGTCGGCCAGATGCCAGGAGTCCTGGATCAGGGTGTCCAGGATCTCTGTCCAGGTCGAGGGGCCGACCAGGTTCATGCGGGCGTTCCACTTGACGAGCAGGCCAAGATAGACGCTCAAAAGGCGGGCCTGGTCATCGGTCAGGACCCGTCCCAGACCCTGGGCCCGGAGGGCGACTTCACGGGCTTCCGGATGAGAATTCATATGCATTCCTTACGTTCACGGCAGGATCGGGTTGCGCTGGGCGTCACCTCTTGGGGCTTCTCCCGGGGACACAGCCCGGAAGGCGCGGCCCCGGGGGATTTTCCCTTTACCTGCGTGGGGGCTGCGGATACAAGCAGCTCAGTTTTTTGATTGGAGGAACAATGAGTACACAGAGCATCATTTTTCCGGGCCAGGGTTCGCAAGAGCCCGGAATGGGCCGGGATCTGGCGGAACACTGGTCCGAGGCCATGGACTTGTGGAAAAAAGCCGAACGCCTGAGCGGCCTGCCGCTGCGCGAAATATATTGGGACGGCGACGAAAACGCCATGGCGGTGACGCGGAATCTGCAACCCGCCCTGACAGTTGTCAACATGAACCTGTGGTGTTTTCTGGCCGAAAAGCTGAGCCCCGCCGGAGTCGCCGGACACAGTCTGGGTGAGTTCGCGGCCCTGTTTGCGGCCCGGGTCCTGTCCGTCGACGAAATTCTGGAGCTGGTCTGCCTGCGCGGCAAGCTCATGGACGAGGCCACGAACCAGGACGGACGCATGGCCGCCATCCTGAAGCTCAAGCAGGCCGTGGTCGAGGAACTGGTCGCGGCAGCCGCCAGCCTGACCGGACAGGAGATCCGCATCGCCAACTACAACACCCCGGGCCAGTTCGTGATCAGCGGACACGCCCAGGCCGTGGACCATGTCTGCGCGAACGCCAAGCCCCACAAGGGCCGGGCCCTGGTGCTGCCGGTCAGCAACGCCTTCCATTCCCCGTACATGAGCGAAGCCGGAGACGAACTGGCCAAATTCATGGACCGGCTGGACTGGCACGACCCGAAGATTCCGGTCTATCTGAATGTCACGGCCAGACCCGAAGCTGACGCACGGGCCCTGAAAGAGACCGTGAAGCGCCAGATGACCTCTTCCGTCCACTGGACCCAGACCATCGAAAACCAGTATGCCGACGGCATGCGCTCCTTTGTGGAGCTGGGTCCCAAGGGGGCCCTGTCGCGCATGATTTCGCAGATACTTAAAGACCGGGACGGGGTCGAAACCCTGTCCGTCAGCACTCTTGAACAAGCCGCTAGCCTTTGAGGAGACTCTGGCATGAAAGCCAAAAACTATATTCTTGAAAAATTGACCGCGCTCATGGCCGCCAAGGGCGCAGCCCTGCCTGTCAAGACCACCATCGAGGCCCCCAAAAGCGAACAGCACGGCGACATGGCCACCAACATCGCCATGGTCATGCCCCGCGAGAAGGGACAGAATCCCCGCGCCGTGGCCGAGGAGCTCAAAGCCGAGCTGCTGGCCATGTGCCCCGAGATCGAGGACATCGAGATCGCCGGGCCGGGCTTCATCAATTTCACCTTCAAGCCCGTCTTCTGGCAGGAAGTGGCGCTGGCGGCGCTTGAAGGCAACGGGAATTTCGGACGGATCAATGTCGGCCAGGGCCGCAAGGTGCAGGTCGAATACGTGTCCGCCAACCCCACCGGCCCGCTGCATATCGGGCACGGACGCGGCGCGGCCGTGGGCGACAGCCTGACCCGCATCCTGCGCTTCACCGGACACGAGGTCGAGACTGAGTACTATCTCAATGATGCCGGTCGCCAGATGCGCCTTCTGGGTCTGGCCGTGTGGGTGCGCTACCAGCAGGCCTGCGGTATCGAGATCCCCTTCCCCGAGGACTGCTACCGGGGCGATTACATAAGGGACATCTCGAACGCGTTGCTGGCCGAACGCGGCAAGGCGCTTCTCGACCTGCCCGAGGAAGAAGCCCTGGACCTTTGCTATGAGCGCGGCATGACGGACATCCTGAACGGCATCAAGCAGGACCTCATCGATTTTCGTGTCGAACATCAGCACTGGTTCTCGGAAAAGAGCCTGGTCGACGGCGGTCAGGTCGAGGCATCGCTGAACCGTCTTTTGGCCGAGGGCCGGGCCTATGAAAAGGACGGTGCCCTGTGGTTCAGATCCACCGACCACGGCGACGACAAGGACCGCGTCCTCAGAAAGTCCGACGGCCTCTTGACCTATTTCGCCTCCGACATCGCCTACCACGACAACAAGATCGCGCGCGGCTTCGACATGATGGTAGACATCTGGGGCGCGGACCATCACGGCTACGTGCCGCGCATGAAGGCGGCCATCGAGGCCCTCGGCAAGGACCGCGAATCCCTGCAGGTCATCCTGGTGCAGCTTGTGAACCTGATCCAGGGCGGCGAACAGATCGCCATGTCCACCCGCGCCGGCAAGTTCGAGACCCTGGCCGATGTCTGCGCCGAGGTGGGCGTGGATGCGGCGCGCTTCATCTTCCTGTCGCGCAAGAGCGATTCGCATCTGGACTTCGACCTGGATGTGGTCAAGCAGCAGTCCATGGACAACCCGGTCTACTACGTCCAGTACGCCCATGCCCGCATCAGCTCGCTCATGCGCAAGGCCGAGGAGCAGGGCGTGGCCCTGCCCGAGCCGTCCGGCGCGCTCATGGCCCTCTTGACCACACCCGAGGACAAGGCGCTTTTCAAGGCCCTCGACGCCTTCGAGGACACCCTCGAACTTGCGGCCCGGACCCTCTCGCCGCATCATGTCAGCTATTACCTGATGGAACTTGCAGGGCTGCTGCACCGCTATTATACTGTGCATCACATTCTGTCCGGCGACGACCAGGCTCTGCTGCAGGCCCGCATCCTTCTCTTCCAGGCCGTGGCCGGAGTGCTCAAGGCCGGACTTGACCTGCTGGGAGTAAGCGCCCCCGAGCGCATGTAGCCCGATCGGACTCACGGAACCATGATCACACGCAAATCAAGCACCACCAAGAAAAAGGACAAGAACAAGCTCAGCTTCCAGCTGGGCCTGTCGGGTTTCCTGTCCCTGGCCGTGCTCGTGGTTATCGGCATGGCCTGGTCGTTCATTCTCGGCGTCATCGTGGGGCGTGGCTACCAGCCCGAAAAGATGGCCATGGAGATGGCCCAGAAGGTGCTTCCCGAAGACTTCCCCCTGCTGACCGAAAAGAACGAGGAAGTCCTGAAGGGAGAGGAGCTCGAATTCTTCGACAAACTGAAGCAGGGGCCCACTTCCGTGGCCCCGGCTCCGGCTCCGCAGGCCAAGGCTCCGACGCCTCCGCAACCCAAGCCTCAGGCCGCCGCCGCGTCCAAGCCGGAACAGTCGCCCATCGACGCGGCCCTGCAATCCGCGGCCGCGGTAGCCGGTCAGAGCCCCGCAACGGCGGCAAAGCCAGCCAAGGAAGAGGTCTTTGTCTTCAACTATCAGGTCGCGGCCCTGGCTTCCATGGAGCAGGCCCAGACCTTCCTGAAAAAACTCGACCCGGCGAAATTCAAGACGTCCGTGGTCACGGCCACCCACGAAGGCAAGACCTGGTTCCGGGTCTATGTGCATCATCAGGGCACCGTGGATTCGGCCCTGGCCCTGAAGGAACAGCTCAAGGGCAGCGGCATTGGCGGTGTTCTGCTGCGCTCCCGCACTCCGCTCTGATCCCTCGTTTTTCCAGAGCCTTACGGCACACCATCCTCTTTGACGGAGACAACCATGCATCACGAATTCTTTGACCTCGGCCCCCGGCAGGGACGAAACATCCACGTGCTGCCCGTCCCTTACGAAGGCACGGTCAGCTACGGCACGGGCACGCGTCTTGGCCCCGAGGCCCTGTTCCGGGCCAGCGTGCAGATAGAATCCTACGATGCTGAATTGGACCTCGATCTGACCGATCTGGCCCACTTCACCCCGCTGCCCGTGGTCCATCCCCCGGCCACCGGCCCCGAAGGGCTGCATCAGGCCATGCGCGAACAGCTCGCGGAACTCGACGCAACCAAGGATTTCGTCCTGACGCTGGGCGGCGAGCACTCGGTGCCCCTGCCCCTTTTCGAATTCTACCACGCGGCCCATCCCGATCTGGTCCTGCTGCACATCGACGCCCACGCCGACCTGCGCGCAAGCTACGAGGACAGCCCGTATTCCCACGCCTGCATCATGGCCCGGGCCCGGCAAATGGGCATCCCCCTGGCCCAGATCGGCATCCGCTCCCTGTGCCGGGAGCAGAGGGACTACATGCGCGCGCAGAGCCCGGCGGAGCTCACGACCCTCTTCGCCTGGGACCTTCCCGCTCCCGGCGAGGCGGCCGAACGCATCCGGGCCTTTGTCGGGAAC
Proteins encoded:
- the rsmG gene encoding 16S rRNA (guanine(527)-N(7))-methyltransferase RsmG; this translates as MNSHPEAREVALRAQGLGRVLTDDQARLLSVYLGLLVKWNARMNLVGPSTWTEILDTLIQDSWHLADLLHTLRTQPAQTLDLGAGAGLPGIPLRVFWQSGEYYLVEPRQKRAIFMEQAVAHMKLPLTKVICARMEALPPARREADLIVSRAFMPWQKLLAEVRSCLAPQGRVLVMSNESSTDTVDGYSLELVREYPVAGKKRYFRLFALGGHDF
- the argS gene encoding arginine--tRNA ligase, which encodes MKAKNYILEKLTALMAAKGAALPVKTTIEAPKSEQHGDMATNIAMVMPREKGQNPRAVAEELKAELLAMCPEIEDIEIAGPGFINFTFKPVFWQEVALAALEGNGNFGRINVGQGRKVQVEYVSANPTGPLHIGHGRGAAVGDSLTRILRFTGHEVETEYYLNDAGRQMRLLGLAVWVRYQQACGIEIPFPEDCYRGDYIRDISNALLAERGKALLDLPEEEALDLCYERGMTDILNGIKQDLIDFRVEHQHWFSEKSLVDGGQVEASLNRLLAEGRAYEKDGALWFRSTDHGDDKDRVLRKSDGLLTYFASDIAYHDNKIARGFDMMVDIWGADHHGYVPRMKAAIEALGKDRESLQVILVQLVNLIQGGEQIAMSTRAGKFETLADVCAEVGVDAARFIFLSRKSDSHLDFDLDVVKQQSMDNPVYYVQYAHARISSLMRKAEEQGVALPEPSGALMALLTTPEDKALFKALDAFEDTLELAARTLSPHHVSYYLMELAGLLHRYYTVHHILSGDDQALLQARILLFQAVAGVLKAGLDLLGVSAPERM
- the speB gene encoding agmatinase; this translates as MHHEFFDLGPRQGRNIHVLPVPYEGTVSYGTGTRLGPEALFRASVQIESYDAELDLDLTDLAHFTPLPVVHPPATGPEGLHQAMREQLAELDATKDFVLTLGGEHSVPLPLFEFYHAAHPDLVLLHIDAHADLRASYEDSPYSHACIMARARQMGIPLAQIGIRSLCREQRDYMRAQSPAELTTLFAWDLPAPGEAAERIRAFVGNRPMYISFDVDGMDPSVIPGTGTPEPGGIPYAWMNRFWKELWLDGLGPKLVGMDMCELAPIHGSQASETAAVKLIQRILTAWLGLA
- a CDS encoding SPOR domain-containing protein, yielding MITRKSSTTKKKDKNKLSFQLGLSGFLSLAVLVVIGMAWSFILGVIVGRGYQPEKMAMEMAQKVLPEDFPLLTEKNEEVLKGEELEFFDKLKQGPTSVAPAPAPQAKAPTPPQPKPQAAAASKPEQSPIDAALQSAAAVAGQSPATAAKPAKEEVFVFNYQVAALASMEQAQTFLKKLDPAKFKTSVVTATHEGKTWFRVYVHHQGTVDSALALKEQLKGSGIGGVLLRSRTPL
- a CDS encoding ACP S-malonyltransferase, with product MSTQSIIFPGQGSQEPGMGRDLAEHWSEAMDLWKKAERLSGLPLREIYWDGDENAMAVTRNLQPALTVVNMNLWCFLAEKLSPAGVAGHSLGEFAALFAARVLSVDEILELVCLRGKLMDEATNQDGRMAAILKLKQAVVEELVAAAASLTGQEIRIANYNTPGQFVISGHAQAVDHVCANAKPHKGRALVLPVSNAFHSPYMSEAGDELAKFMDRLDWHDPKIPVYLNVTARPEADARALKETVKRQMTSSVHWTQTIENQYADGMRSFVELGPKGALSRMISQILKDRDGVETLSVSTLEQAASL